One stretch of Macrotis lagotis isolate mMagLag1 chromosome 7, bilby.v1.9.chrom.fasta, whole genome shotgun sequence DNA includes these proteins:
- the INSIG1 gene encoding insulin-induced gene 1 protein, whose protein sequence is MPRLDGRCWSYSCTTRDRHKTPPGAGAAGPTQKGGDMLSPAVGGPALVLVGPGAGAAEAPDRRAPGTSWHHHLVQRSVVLFAVGVFLALVLNLLQIQRNVTLFPEEVIATIFSSAWWVPPCCGTAAAVVGLLYPCIDSHLGEPHKFKREWASVMRCIAVFVGINHASAKLDFANNVQLSLTLAALSLGLWWTFDRSRSGLGLGITIAFLATLITQFLVYNGVYQYTSPDFLYIRSWLPCIFFSGGVTVGNIGRQLAMGIPEKPHSD, encoded by the exons ATGCCCAGGCTCGACGGCCGCTGCTGGAGTTACTCCTGCACCACCCGAGACAGGCACAAAACGCCCCCGGGAGCCGGCGCCGCCGGGCCGACCCAGAAAGGGGGAGACATGCTGAGCCCCGCGGTGGGCGGCCCGGCGCTGGTCCTGGTGGGTCCGGGCGCCGGGGCCGCCGAAGCCCCGGACAGGAGAGCCCCCGGGACCAGCTGGCACCACCACCTGGTGCAGCGCAGCGTGGTGCTTTTCGCAGTCGGGGTTTTCCTAGCCCTGGTCCTCAACTTGCTCCAGATACAGAGGAATGTCACCCTCTTTCCAGAAGAAGTTATTGCCACGATCTTTTCCTCCGCCTGGTGGGTCCCTCCGTGCTGTGGCACCGCAGCCG ctgTTGTTGGTTTACTCTATCCCTGTATTGACAGTCACCTTGGAGAACCTCACAAGTTTAAGAGAGAGTGGGCCAGTGTAATGCGCTGCATAGCAGTTTTTGTTGGTATTAACCATGCAAGTGCT AAGCTGGATTTTGCCAATAATGTTCAGCTGTCATTGACTTTAGCAGCTCTGTCTTTGGGCCTTTGGTGGACTTTTGACCGGTCAAGAAGTGGCCTTGGTCTTGGAATTACAATAGCATTTCTAGCGACTCTGATCACTCAGTTTCTCGTATATAATGGTGTTTATCA gtatACATCTCCTGATTTTCTTTATATCCGTTCTTGGCTaccatgtatttttttctcagGAGGTGTGACAGTAGGAAACATAGGACGTCAACTGGCTATG ggtATTCCTGAGAAGCCACATAGTGACTAA